A single region of the Streptococcus sanguinis genome encodes:
- a CDS encoding ACT domain-containing protein, whose product MKAIITVVGKDKTGIVAGVSTKIAELGLNIDDISQTVLEEYFTMMALVSSDEKQDFTALRNEFEAFGQELNVKINIQSAAIFDAMYNI is encoded by the coding sequence ATGAAAGCAATTATTACCGTTGTCGGAAAAGATAAAACAGGGATTGTAGCCGGAGTTTCCACTAAAATTGCGGAGCTGGGGCTGAATATTGACGATATTTCCCAAACCGTTTTGGAGGAATATTTTACCATGATGGCCTTGGTATCAAGTGATGAAAAGCAAGATTTTACGGCCCTTCGCAATGAGTTTGAAGCTTTCGGACAAGAGCTCAATGTCAAAATCAACATTCAAAGCGCAGCTATTTTTGATGCCATGTACAATATCTAA
- a CDS encoding PFL family protein — protein sequence MDIRQVTETIAMIEEQNFDIRTITMGISLLDCIDTDIDRAAEKIYQKITTKAKDLVAVGDEIAAELGIPIVNKRVSVTPISLIGAATDSSDYVPLAKALDKAAKEIGVDFIGGFSALVQKGYQKGDEILINSIPRALAETDKVCSSVNIGSTKTGINMTAVADMGRIIKETAQLSDMGAAKLVVFANAVEDNPFMAGAFHGVGEADVVINVGVSGPGVVKRALEKVRGESFDVVAETVKKTAFKITRIGQLVGQMASERLGVKFGIVDLSLAPTPAVGDSVARVLEEMGLETVGTHGTTAALALLNDQVKKGGVMACNQVGGLSGAFIPVSEDEGMIAAVQNGSLNLEKLEAMTAICSVGLDMIAIPEATPAETIAAMIADEAAIGVINQKTTAVRIIPKGKEGDMIEFGGLLGTAPVMKVNQASSAAFIARGGQIPAPIHSFKN from the coding sequence ATGGATATTAGACAAGTAACAGAAACCATTGCCATGATTGAGGAGCAGAATTTTGATATTCGGACCATCACCATGGGCATTTCACTCTTAGACTGTATCGACACAGATATTGATCGGGCGGCGGAGAAGATTTACCAAAAAATCACGACCAAAGCGAAAGACCTGGTGGCAGTTGGGGATGAAATTGCTGCAGAGCTTGGGATTCCTATCGTCAACAAGCGGGTATCTGTGACTCCGATTTCTTTGATTGGGGCAGCGACAGACAGCAGTGACTATGTGCCTCTGGCCAAGGCTTTAGACAAGGCGGCCAAGGAAATCGGTGTTGATTTTATCGGTGGTTTCTCTGCCTTGGTTCAAAAGGGCTATCAAAAAGGCGATGAAATCCTCATTAATTCTATTCCACGTGCTTTGGCTGAGACGGATAAGGTCTGCTCCTCTGTCAATATCGGCTCAACCAAGACTGGCATCAATATGACGGCAGTTGCGGATATGGGGCGGATTATCAAGGAAACAGCCCAGCTTTCTGACATGGGTGCGGCCAAGCTAGTCGTCTTTGCTAATGCAGTAGAGGACAATCCTTTTATGGCAGGTGCCTTCCATGGTGTTGGTGAAGCAGATGTGGTCATCAATGTCGGAGTTTCTGGGCCTGGTGTTGTTAAGCGAGCCTTGGAAAAGGTCCGTGGTGAGAGTTTTGACGTGGTCGCGGAAACGGTCAAGAAAACGGCCTTCAAAATCACCCGTATTGGTCAGTTAGTCGGTCAGATGGCCAGCGAGCGTCTGGGTGTCAAGTTCGGGATTGTTGACTTGAGTCTGGCTCCAACACCGGCAGTCGGAGATTCAGTGGCCCGTGTCTTGGAAGAAATGGGCTTGGAAACAGTCGGTACTCATGGCACGACAGCGGCACTCGCCCTGCTCAATGACCAAGTTAAAAAAGGCGGTGTTATGGCCTGCAATCAGGTTGGCGGACTGTCTGGTGCTTTCATCCCTGTGTCAGAAGACGAGGGCATGATTGCGGCTGTGCAAAACGGCTCGCTCAATCTAGAAAAGCTAGAAGCTATGACAGCTATCTGCTCGGTAGGTTTGGATATGATTGCTATTCCAGAGGCGACGCCAGCTGAAACCATCGCAGCCATGATTGCGGATGAAGCGGCGATTGGAGTTATCAATCAGAAGACAACAGCTGTGCGGATTATTCCGAAAGGCAAGGAAGGCGATATGATTGAATTTGGCGGGCTCTTGGGAACAGCTCCGGTCATGAAGGTCAATCAAGCTTCGTCTGCTGCCTTTATCGCGCGGGGCGGTCAGATTCCAGCGCCTATTCACAGCTTTAAAAACTAA
- a CDS encoding histidine phosphatase family protein, with translation MSKTRLYVIRHGKTMFNTIGRAQGWSDTPLTAKGERGIRELGIGLRESGLPFVKAFSSDSGRTIQTMGIILEELGLTGQIPYRYDKRIREWCFGSFDGAYGGELFHGVIPRVLKTDNYKELSWPDLANGLVEVDSAGWAEPWDKLSGRILEGFEAIAREVESSGGGNALVVSHSMTIGTLAYLVDENITKNPNVDNGSVTVLEYEDGRFSIQALGDVSYRQIGAATLDRENQE, from the coding sequence ATGTCAAAAACAAGACTCTATGTTATCCGTCATGGCAAGACCATGTTCAATACTATCGGCCGGGCTCAAGGTTGGTCTGATACCCCGCTGACTGCTAAAGGGGAGCGCGGTATTCGCGAGCTGGGTATCGGATTGCGAGAGTCTGGTTTGCCTTTTGTCAAGGCTTTTTCCAGTGATAGTGGTCGGACCATTCAGACCATGGGGATTATCCTAGAGGAGCTGGGCCTGACTGGTCAGATTCCCTATCGCTATGACAAGCGCATCCGGGAGTGGTGTTTCGGCAGTTTTGATGGTGCTTATGGTGGTGAGCTCTTTCATGGCGTTATCCCACGAGTTCTTAAGACGGATAATTACAAAGAACTCAGTTGGCCGGATTTGGCGAATGGCCTGGTAGAAGTGGATTCGGCAGGTTGGGCTGAGCCTTGGGACAAGCTAAGCGGTCGGATTTTAGAAGGATTTGAAGCCATTGCTAGAGAGGTGGAGTCCTCAGGCGGCGGCAATGCTCTGGTCGTCAGCCACAGTATGACCATTGGTACTTTGGCTTATCTGGTTGATGAGAATATCACGAAAAATCCTAATGTCGACAATGGCAGTGTCACAGTGCTGGAGTATGAAGATGGTCGCTTTAGCATCCAGGCCTTGGGTGATGTGTCTTACCGTCAGATCGGCGCAGCCACATTGGACCGAGAAAATCAAGAATGA
- a CDS encoding histidine phosphatase family protein — protein sequence MAKTRLYLVRHGKTMFNTIGRAQGWSDTPLTEVGERGIHELGIGLREAGLDFKLARSSDSGRTIQTMGIILEELGLTGQIPYTFDKRIREWCFGSFDGGYDGELFMGVMPRVFNIEHVHQLSYAELAEGLVEVDTAGWAENWEKLSGRIWEGFSAIAEELEAAGGGNALVVSHGMTIGTFVYLINRTQPHGLDNGSVTVVDYEDGKFTVACIGDMSYREVGAKVMEEEVEAR from the coding sequence ATGGCAAAAACAAGATTATACTTGGTTCGTCATGGCAAAACCATGTTTAATACTATCGGCCGGGCTCAAGGCTGGTCTGATACCCCATTGACTGAAGTTGGGGAACGTGGCATTCATGAGTTGGGCATTGGCTTGAGAGAAGCTGGGCTTGATTTCAAATTGGCCCGCTCCAGCGACAGCGGCCGGACTATTCAGACCATGGGCATTATTCTAGAGGAGCTGGGTTTGACTGGTCAGATTCCTTATACCTTTGACAAACGAATTCGCGAATGGTGCTTTGGCAGTTTTGATGGTGGTTATGATGGAGAGCTCTTTATGGGTGTGATGCCCCGGGTTTTCAATATTGAGCATGTTCATCAGCTTAGCTATGCTGAGTTGGCAGAAGGTCTTGTAGAAGTCGATACAGCAGGCTGGGCAGAAAATTGGGAAAAGCTTAGCGGCCGAATTTGGGAAGGCTTTTCAGCCATAGCTGAGGAACTGGAAGCTGCTGGCGGTGGCAATGCCCTTGTAGTCAGCCACGGCATGACCATCGGAACCTTTGTCTATCTAATCAACCGAACTCAGCCTCATGGTTTGGACAATGGCAGCGTGACGGTTGTAGACTATGAAGATGGTAAATTCACAGTAGCTTGCATCGGAGACATGTCTTATCGAGAGGTCGGTGCCAAAGTAATGGAGGAAGAAGTTGAAGCGCGCTAA
- a CDS encoding D-alanyl-D-alanine carboxypeptidase family protein has protein sequence MKRAKHRKEKRKSKSKKIGLTFLLLIVLCLVAGGTVIYFRPSLLQDLLAKIQFSGSSSSSATKGSSGSESSQSDLPKVSSTDWNLILVNRDNQQEEKTPELTQIGEVQVDSRIAENTRQFLAAAQAIAPEETLISGYRSRAEQEELYNEKVAGEVAKGLSNEEAVNIVLKQVQLPGASEHQTGLAIDMSAPEGQEDELAAKIAELAPQYGFVLRYPDGKSDITGVDFENWHYRYVGVENAQYMQKHNLVLEEYIALLKAAGK, from the coding sequence TTGAAGCGCGCTAAACATCGCAAAGAAAAGAGAAAATCGAAGTCTAAGAAGATTGGGTTAACGTTTTTATTGTTAATCGTCTTGTGTCTAGTAGCTGGAGGGACGGTGATTTATTTCCGTCCGTCCTTGTTACAAGATCTGCTTGCAAAGATTCAGTTTTCGGGTTCATCTAGCAGTTCTGCTACGAAAGGCTCTTCTGGCTCAGAGAGCTCGCAGTCTGATTTGCCCAAGGTTTCTTCTACTGATTGGAATTTGATTTTGGTCAATCGAGACAACCAGCAAGAAGAAAAAACACCTGAACTGACTCAGATTGGAGAGGTCCAGGTCGATAGCCGCATTGCTGAAAATACTCGGCAATTTCTAGCAGCAGCCCAAGCGATAGCTCCTGAAGAAACTTTAATCTCTGGCTATCGCAGCCGAGCTGAGCAGGAAGAACTCTATAACGAAAAAGTTGCTGGGGAAGTTGCCAAAGGCTTGTCGAATGAAGAAGCAGTCAACATCGTGCTGAAGCAAGTGCAGCTTCCAGGAGCCAGTGAGCATCAAACGGGCTTGGCTATTGATATGAGCGCTCCAGAAGGCCAGGAGGATGAATTGGCAGCCAAGATTGCGGAGCTAGCTCCCCAGTATGGTTTTGTCCTTCGCTATCCGGATGGCAAGAGTGATATTACCGGAGTTGACTTTGAGAATTGGCATTACCGCTATGTCGGTGTGGAGAATGCCCAGTATATGCAGAAGCACAATCTGGTTCTGGAAGAATATATCGCCCTGCTCAAGGCAGCAGGAAAATAA
- a CDS encoding PadR family transcriptional regulator, translated as MSGLTEKLRRVYVPMTETGFYILFCLQKERHGYSITQKVKELTEGQLSISPGTMYGTLAKMEKDGLIAFVREEEKRKLYQITELGQKILGLEIQRIERLYRNSKEEV; from the coding sequence ATGAGTGGATTGACAGAAAAGCTTAGGAGAGTCTATGTGCCAATGACAGAGACAGGTTTTTATATCCTCTTCTGTCTTCAGAAAGAAAGGCATGGCTACAGTATTACTCAAAAAGTCAAGGAGCTGACAGAAGGACAGCTATCTATCAGCCCGGGGACCATGTACGGGACCTTGGCAAAGATGGAAAAAGATGGTCTGATTGCCTTTGTTCGTGAGGAAGAAAAGAGAAAGCTCTACCAGATTACAGAACTTGGACAGAAAATTTTGGGCTTGGAAATCCAGCGGATTGAGCGCCTTTACCGCAATAGTAAGGAGGAAGTTTGA
- a CDS encoding DUF2812 domain-containing protein, whose amino-acid sequence MEKKIVYKIFTIADYDREAAYFKKMHSQGWKLKKVSYSPFLVAVRYTFEACPPQEVAYQLDFRPIKKAEQESYYQLFEDCGWEHITNFNQFSYFRKPVSQLDADSDLEIYNDAWSKLEMVKRLLVWRFLPAIMVLCVTTYLILDISQKSLKASLLFKSILAIDCLILLILFCQLVHIALRFWKMRQELKD is encoded by the coding sequence ATGGAAAAGAAAATTGTCTATAAAATCTTTACCATTGCAGACTATGACAGAGAAGCAGCTTATTTTAAAAAAATGCACAGTCAAGGCTGGAAATTGAAGAAAGTAAGTTATTCTCCCTTTCTTGTTGCAGTTCGTTATACATTTGAAGCCTGTCCGCCTCAGGAAGTGGCCTATCAATTGGATTTTCGCCCCATAAAGAAGGCGGAGCAAGAATCCTATTATCAACTGTTTGAGGATTGTGGCTGGGAGCATATTACAAACTTTAATCAGTTCTCTTATTTCCGCAAGCCAGTTTCTCAGCTTGATGCAGACAGCGATCTTGAAATCTATAATGACGCATGGTCTAAGCTAGAAATGGTCAAGCGTTTGCTTGTATGGCGATTTTTGCCAGCCATCATGGTTTTGTGTGTCACGACTTATCTCATTCTAGATATTTCCCAGAAAAGTTTGAAAGCAAGTCTGTTATTCAAATCAATCTTAGCAATAGACTGTCTTATATTGCTCATTCTGTTCTGTCAACTGGTCCATATTGCCTTGCGTTTTTGGAAAATGAGGCAGGAACTGAAAGATTGA
- a CDS encoding ABC transporter ATP-binding protein, with the protein MKKTIIEVQGLKKKFKEQEALAGIDFSIQEGEIFGFLGPSGSGKTTTINILTGQLSADAGTAHVLSAPVEDFKVEVLEQIGIVSDGSGFYEKMSLYKNLKAYAMLFGVNMTEVDELLRKVGLYDSRNKVAEKLSTGMKQRMLLVRALINRPKLLFLDEPTSGLDPSTSRTIHELLLELKAQGTTIFLTTHDMQEATLLCDRLALLSKGKLVEVGSPHEIIQKYNTDKKVRLEYVDLTTKTVTFDELQGGLDLSNVISIHSCEPTLEDVFITLTGGTLNV; encoded by the coding sequence ATGAAAAAGACCATTATTGAAGTGCAAGGCTTGAAAAAGAAATTCAAGGAACAAGAAGCCTTGGCAGGAATCGATTTTTCCATCCAAGAGGGAGAAATTTTTGGCTTCCTAGGACCGTCTGGATCTGGTAAAACGACGACTATCAATATCTTGACTGGTCAGTTGTCTGCAGATGCTGGAACAGCTCATGTGTTGTCTGCTCCGGTTGAGGATTTTAAGGTAGAAGTCCTGGAGCAGATTGGTATTGTCAGCGATGGCAGTGGCTTTTATGAAAAGATGTCACTTTATAAAAATCTCAAGGCCTATGCTATGCTCTTTGGTGTTAATATGACAGAAGTCGATGAACTTCTCCGAAAAGTGGGGCTTTATGATAGTCGCAACAAGGTGGCTGAAAAACTATCTACGGGTATGAAGCAGCGCATGTTACTGGTGCGTGCCTTGATTAATCGACCTAAACTGCTTTTTTTGGATGAGCCAACCAGTGGTTTGGATCCGTCAACTTCTCGCACCATTCACGAATTGTTGCTGGAACTAAAAGCGCAGGGGACAACTATTTTTCTGACGACTCATGATATGCAGGAAGCTACCCTCTTGTGTGATCGCTTGGCCTTGCTCAGTAAAGGGAAATTAGTTGAGGTAGGCAGTCCGCATGAGATAATCCAAAAGTACAATACGGATAAGAAGGTTCGTTTAGAATATGTAGATTTGACGACGAAGACAGTTACCTTTGATGAACTGCAAGGTGGTTTGGATTTGTCCAATGTTATCAGTATTCATTCCTGCGAACCAACTTTGGAAGATGTTTTCATCACGTTGACAGGAGGTACCTTAAATGTCTAA
- a CDS encoding ABC transporter permease translates to MSNKLKGMIWLRGQVTLANKSILLQVFMPILLIFLYKFIFSLNGAGKEIGVDKLAIMLLTISLPFSLAMSVGTPIIIILAEEREKHNLQSLRLAGVTAGQYILSALIWPAIIGIFYIVITPILVGAKLSNHLFSYSLVLLLTMLVLIFFFLMVGLFCKNQVMAQSLSVPAMLLAAFIPMFSNMSEDLFKVLRYSFMGLFTSYMKDWSHFHLWSGEFLALLVWLLLFAGISFYLMRRLQILDD, encoded by the coding sequence ATGTCTAATAAATTAAAAGGTATGATTTGGCTGAGAGGTCAAGTGACGCTAGCTAATAAAAGTATTCTATTACAGGTTTTTATGCCGATTTTACTCATTTTTCTCTATAAATTTATTTTTTCTCTGAATGGAGCAGGTAAGGAAATTGGAGTGGATAAACTAGCTATTATGTTGCTTACGATCTCTCTGCCTTTCTCTCTAGCCATGTCAGTTGGAACACCCATTATCATCATTCTAGCTGAGGAAAGAGAAAAACATAATTTGCAAAGTTTGCGCTTGGCTGGTGTGACAGCGGGTCAATACATTCTCTCCGCTTTAATCTGGCCAGCAATTATTGGGATTTTTTATATCGTCATTACCCCAATTTTGGTAGGAGCTAAGCTTTCTAATCATCTGTTCAGCTATAGTTTGGTTCTCTTATTGACCATGCTGGTCTTAATTTTCTTCTTTTTAATGGTTGGTCTGTTTTGTAAAAATCAGGTCATGGCACAATCTCTTAGTGTCCCAGCCATGCTCTTGGCGGCATTTATTCCTATGTTTTCAAATATGAGCGAGGATTTATTTAAGGTGCTGCGTTATAGCTTTATGGGCCTATTTACTAGCTATATGAAAGATTGGTCTCATTTCCATTTATGGAGCGGAGAATTTTTGGCTCTGCTAGTTTGGTTGCTCCTTTTTGCAGGAATTTCTTTCTATTTGATGCGCCGTTTGCAAATTTTGGACGACTAA